acAATGGAGTGCAGTCTGTGTGGCGATGTGGGCTGTCAAGTCTATTTATTCCAATGCAAAAAATGTGTAATACTTTTTCAGCATCAGTAAATTAACATTTACCCTCTTTATTGCTtttcattttaatcaattttagATGGTCAAGTTTCAGCAAGTACACATGCTCATTTATTGTTTCAATTTAAGCAATCAATATAAATTCTGATCATATGGGTTTGGCTCTTTTGGTCAGATATTGCAGCAGAGCATATTATGAGAATGTATCAGTTGAAAGTATAAATGAAGTGTGTGACTGGTGTTTCAGTATTCAAGAGGAGGATGCAGACTATGATGTTAAGCTTCTGATCAAGGGTTCtgttaaaagaataaaaaaatctgGGTTTGCAGAGTGTACAAACATGACCCACAAGAGCAAAGGCAAGAGAAATTTGAGAAAATCCTGTGCCGG
The nucleotide sequence above comes from Cryptomeria japonica chromosome 11, Sugi_1.0, whole genome shotgun sequence. Encoded proteins:
- the LOC131036918 gene encoding uncharacterized protein LOC131036918; its protein translation is MECSLCGDVGCQVYLFQCKKCVILFQHQYCSRAYYENVSVESINEVCDWCFSIQEEDADYDVKLLIKGSVKRIKKSGFAECTNMTHKSKGKRNLRKSCAGINGQIPNDLRKQKNPELTYGTERRVGKKFKLLDEIVC